The following coding sequences lie in one Miscanthus floridulus cultivar M001 chromosome 9, ASM1932011v1, whole genome shotgun sequence genomic window:
- the LOC136481765 gene encoding probable pectinesterase/pectinesterase inhibitor 35 — translation MRRLEAVLAAWPCAIATVVLLALATGVAAANEAKHDVGGGVSKIGTTSAPSSTIVNVTAICLTTPYPSACETALSSSPAPPGGSSSSSSRADDPFAASVQYAMARAASARVVARNLSAARRPRGAPPGVQDCAELLDISLDQLGDALAVAAAGAGGAAGDVDGVTTWLSAALTNQATCADSLVADPASAGREAVRARVSALTQFIATALALHVNKLKAHDSSRGGSPSGSPPTPPTPAAAAFPSWVTQQDRNLLESSSPAAAIGAIVADAVVALDGSGTHRSINEAIAAVTAGNGSGGGGRKVIHVKAGRYEESVTISSKQKNVMLMGEGKGKSVIVGHKSAGEGYTTYASATVAAMGSGFIAKGLTIVNSAGPGKGQAVALRVGGDLSVVYQCGIQAYQDTLYVHSGRQFYAASDIAGTVDFVFGNAAVVLQSCNIQARRPSPGQEDTVTAQGRTDPNQNTGISIHRCRVTGAPDLGGTPVYLGRPWQRYSRTVVMETFLDRSVAPSGWLEWSGQFALSTLYYGEYGNTGPGAGTSRRVTWPGVHTSLSRSDAARFTVAEFILGDAWLGGTGVSYISGL, via the exons ATGCGAAGGCTAGAGGCggtccttgctgcatggccttgcGCCATTGCCACGGTGGTGCTGCTAGCTCTCGCGACGGGAGTGGCTGCGGCCAACGAAGCGAAGCATGACGTGGGCGGCGGCGTCTCGAAGATCGGCACCACCTCAGCACCATCGTCGACCATCGTCAACGTCACCGCGATCTGCCTGACGACGCCGTACCCGAGTGCGTGCGAGACGGCGCTCTCGTCGTCGCCGGCGCCGCCGGGCGGCTCATCATCATCCAGCAGCAGGGCCGACGACCCGTTCGCAGCGTCCGTGCAGTACGCGATGGCCCGGGCCGCGTCGGCGCGCGTGGTGGCGCGGAACCTCTCGGCCGCGCGTCGTCCCCGCGGCGCGCCGCCGGGCGTGCAGGACTGCGCCGAGCTGCTCGACATCAGCCTGGACCAGCTGGGCGACGCGCTCGCCGTGGCGGCCGCGGGCGCAGGGGGCGCGGCGGGCGACGTGGACGGGGTCACCACGTGGCTCAGCGCCGCGCTAACGAACCAGGCCACTTGCGCGGACAGCCTCGTGGCAGACCCGGCCTCCGCGGGGCGCGAGGCCGTGCGCGCGCGCGTCTCCGCGCTCACCCAGTTCATCGCCACCGCGCTGGCTCTGCACGTCAACAAGTTAAAGGCTCACGATAGCAGCCGCGGCGGCTCACCGTCCGGCTCGCCACCCACACCGCCgacgccagcggcggcggcgttccCGTCCTGGGTGACCCAGCAGGACCGGAACCTCCTGGAGTCGTCGTCCCCGGCGGCAGCGATTGGCGCCATCGTGGCGGACGCAGTGGTCGCGCTGGACGGCAGCGGGACGCACCGGAGCATCAACGAGGCGATCGCGGCCGTGACCGCGGGgaacggcagcggcggcggaggaAGGAAGGTAATACACGTGAAGGCCGGGCGGTACGAGGAGAGCGTGACCATCTCGAGCAAGCAGAAGAACGTGATGCTGATGGGCGAGGGCAAGGGGAAGAGCGTCATCGTCGGCCACAAGAGCGCCGGCGAGGGCTACACTACCTACGCCTCCGCCACCGTCG CTGCGATGGGGTCGGGCTTCATCGCCAAGGGCCTGACGATCGTGAACAGCGCGGGGCCAGGGAAGGGCCAGGCGGTGGCGCTGCGCGTCGGCGGCGACCTCTCGGTGGTGTACCAGTGCGGCATCCAGGCGTACCAGGACACGCTCTACGTCCACTCGGGCCGCCAGTTCTACGCGGCCTCCGACATCGCCGGCACGGTGGACTTCGTCTTCGGCAACGCGGCCGTGGTGCTGCAGAGCTGCAACATCCAGGCGCGGAGGCCGAGCCCCGGGCAGGAGGACACGGTGACGGCGCAGGGCCGGACGGACCCGAACCAGAACACCGGCATCTCCATCCACCGGTGCAGGGTCACCGGCGCGCCGGACCTCGGCGGCACGCCGGTCTACCTGGGCCGGCCGTGGCAGAGGTACTCGCGGACCGTCGTGATGGAGACCTTCCTCGACCGGTCAGTCGCGCCGTCCGGGTGGCTCGAGTGGTCGGGGCAGTTCGCTCTCAGCACATTGTACTACGGGGAGTACGGGAACACCGGGCCTGGTGCCGGGACCAGCCGGCGTGTGACGTGGCCCGGAGTGCACACGTCACTGTCCAGGTCGGATGCCGCGAGGTTTACCGTGGCGGAGTTCATCCTGGGAGACGCGTGGTTGGGTGGCACTGGAGTCAGCTATATTTCAGGACTGTGA